In Planococcus sp. MB-3u-03, the DNA window CCGGATAGGTCGCATAGGAGATGATAAATGGTTCATGCAAAGGAAAGCGCACTGCATGCAATCGTGCTTGAGTGATTTTCATAATGAAGCCCCAATTATAAGTAGTCTTGTATGATTATACTATAAAACTTTTGCAATAGCGTAATAATTTTGATGCTTCATGGAATACGGCGTATAATGGCGTCAGTGTGTGTTTAAAATTTTTGCAGGATAAAGGAGTTTATGATTGATGAACTTATTAAAACAAACCGATACCATGATTGATTCTCTACAAACAGAAATGGTGGATATCCGCCGCCATCTCCATATGCACCCGGAACTGTCCCATCAGGAAGTGGAAACGCCCGCTTATATCGCAGATCGCTTAGAGGAAATGGGTGTTGAAGTGCGCCGGGGTGTCGGCGGACGAGGCGTCGTCGGAACGATCCGCGGCGGCAAACCCGGCAAGACAATCGCTTTCCGCGCTGACTTTGACGCGCTTCCGATCGACGACCAAAAAGAGGCTTCTTATAAATCGACGATTCCAGGCGTCATGCATGCTTGCGGCCACGATGGCCATACTGCCGGCCTCCTCGGCTTTGCGAAAGCAATGATGGCGATCAAAGACGAACTGCCCGGAACGATCGTGCTGATCCATCAATTCGGCGAAGAGCTGTCCCCAGGCGGTGCGCGCGCGATGATCGAAGACGGATGCTTGGATGGCGTCGACCGTGTATTCGGTGCGCATCTCCAAAGCAAAATGGAATCCGGCAAAGTCTATCTTCGTGATGGCTACTTGCAAGCTTCTGAAGACGCCATCAAAATCAATGTCTACGGCTCCGGAACCCACGGCGCAGAACCGCATACCGGCATCGATCCGATCCTTGCCGCGAGCCACATCATGGTCGCACTGCAATCGATTGTCAGCCGCAATGCCGACCCGCTGAAAGAACTTGTCGTGTCGATCGGCAAATTTCATGCGGGAGATGCTGACAATGTCATTCCAAGCAAAGCCGTCATGGAAGGCACAATCCGCGTGTTCGACCCGGAACTGCGCAAGCTCGCCAGCGAACGCGTGCGCTCAGTCGCTGAAAACGTCGCCGCTGCCATGGGCGCACGCGCTGAAGTGATTGTCGAGACTGGCTACGATTCGCTGTGGAACCACCCGGAAGCGGCAGAAATCGTCCGCACTTCCGCTCGCCCTGTCGTCGGTGAAGACAATGTCATCGACATCGACCCGATCATGCCGGTCGAAGATTTTGCGTATTATACACAAGTGAAGCCAGGGGCGTACTTCTTTGTCGGCGCGAAAATGGCAAATGAAGCGCTCGTCTATCCGCACCACCACGAAAATTTCGATTTCAATGAAGACGCGATGAACACAACCGCAAAAGTCTTCGCTTCCATCTATTTCAATGCCCAGCAAGCAGAAAGCGATTCTGCCGAATAATAAAGCATATCCCCCTTCAGCCGATTGCTGGAGGGGGATTTTATTGTAAGCTAACCGAAACAAACTGCTAGTGAGACAAGTGAGCGAGGTATAATGTCCATTGGTTGCTTCATCTTCAAGCAGACACCGCCCGCTTAGGGCTGGCCTCCCGCCATAAGCTGAGAAGAACGCTCGTCTTATAGCTTCGGCTCGCCCTTGTGCGCGGTTCGGCTTTTAGATTTTTTGGATATTGCATGCGAGGAAGTATCGCTGTTAATTGACTTCATCCGCTGGTCATGACGCTTAGTTGTAATTGATAATTGCAAAATCCATCCCGACCATTCAGTTTGATTTTGCAAAGCTAATCAAAGCTAATTTCATCCACAGGATGCAGCTGCTTAATTGGACTTGAGAGCGTGATGAATGGTCCGATATATGCTTCGTCATGAACTAGCCGCCTCCCGCTTTGGGCTGGCCTCCCGCAATAAGCCGAGAAAAGCGCTCGTCTTATGGCTTCGGCTCGCCCTTCTGCACGGTTCGGCTTTTAGATTTCATTGGACTTTA includes these proteins:
- a CDS encoding M20 metallopeptidase family protein codes for the protein MNLLKQTDTMIDSLQTEMVDIRRHLHMHPELSHQEVETPAYIADRLEEMGVEVRRGVGGRGVVGTIRGGKPGKTIAFRADFDALPIDDQKEASYKSTIPGVMHACGHDGHTAGLLGFAKAMMAIKDELPGTIVLIHQFGEELSPGGARAMIEDGCLDGVDRVFGAHLQSKMESGKVYLRDGYLQASEDAIKINVYGSGTHGAEPHTGIDPILAASHIMVALQSIVSRNADPLKELVVSIGKFHAGDADNVIPSKAVMEGTIRVFDPELRKLASERVRSVAENVAAAMGARAEVIVETGYDSLWNHPEAAEIVRTSARPVVGEDNVIDIDPIMPVEDFAYYTQVKPGAYFFVGAKMANEALVYPHHHENFDFNEDAMNTTAKVFASIYFNAQQAESDSAE